One Papaver somniferum cultivar HN1 chromosome 10, ASM357369v1, whole genome shotgun sequence genomic window carries:
- the LOC113316807 gene encoding N-alpha-acetyltransferase 40-like: protein MQLTTEELLVPVAVICVYEVQLEECVQGKELGKFLTQLVECIAYRNGMSAVTLTFQKVRVLAKDFYMSKSRCVISFNSPLQTGFDKSYEILGKVADREAK from the exons atgCAGCTTACAACT GAAGAGCTGTTGGTGCCTGTGGctgtcatttgtgtttatgaagtGCAGCTTGAAGAATGCGTACAGGGGAAGGAACTAGGGAAATTCCTAACGCAGTTGGTTGAGTGTATTGCATATAGGAATGGGATGAGTGCTGTTACGCTAACATTTCAGAAAGTGAGAGTACTTGCTAAGGATTTTTATATGAGTAAGTCAAGGTGTGTTATATCGTTCAATTCACCTTTGCAGACGGGATTTGACAAGAGCTATGAAATTCTTGGTAAAGTAGCTGATCGTGAAGCAAAATAA